In Nyctibius grandis isolate bNycGra1 chromosome 6, bNycGra1.pri, whole genome shotgun sequence, a single genomic region encodes these proteins:
- the DCK gene encoding deoxycytidine kinase, whose translation MATPPKRGRLAGGVTKIAVEGNIAAGKSTFVNILKQADEEWEVVPEPIARWCNVHQNSEDDCKELTASQKSGGNVLRRMYEKPERWAFTFQTYACLSRLRAQLRSLDGKLKEVENPVVFFERSVYSDRYIFAASLYESDCMNETEWTIYQDWHDWMNKQLGQSLALDGIIYLRATPEKCLNRIYLRGRDEEQEIPIEYLEKLHYKHESWLQHRTLRMDFEYLQEIPVLTLDVNEDFKDKKERYDHMIEKVKEFLGTL comes from the exons ATGGCCACCCCTCCCAAGCGCGGGCGGCTGGCGGGCGGCGTCACCAAGATCGCCGTGGAGGGCAACATCG ctgcagggaaatCCACGTTTGTGAATATTCTCAAACAGGCCGATGAGGAATGGGAGGTTGTTCCTGAGCCTATAGCTAGATGGTGCAATGTTCATCAAAACTCTGAAGACGATTGTAAG GAGCTGACTGCCTCACAGAAGAGTGGTGGAAACGTGCTTCGGAGGATGTATGAGAAACCAGAGAGGTGGGCTTTCACCTTCCAGACCTACGCGTGTCTCAGCAGGCTCCGGGCTCAGCTCAGGTCCCTGGATGGCAAACTCAAAGAGGTGGAGAATCCTGTGGTCTTCTTCGAGCGGTCTGTCTACAGCGACAG ATACATCTTTGCGGCTAGTTTATATGAGTCTGATTGCATGAATGAAACTGAGTGGACTATTTACCAAGACTGGCACGACTGGATGAATAAGCAGTTAGGTCAAAGCCTAGCGCTGGATGGGATCATTTATCTCAGAGCCACTCCTGAG AAATGCTTGAACAGGATTTACTTGCGTGGAAGAGATGAAGAGCAAGAAATCCCCATTGAATATCTGGAGAAGCTCCACTACAAACACGAAAGTTGGCTTCAGCATAGGACGCTGCG GATGGATTTTGAGTATCTACAGGAAATCCCTGTTTTAACGTTAGATGTTAATGAAGacttcaaagacaaaaaggagcGATACGATCACATGATTGAAAAG gTCAAAGAATTTTTGGGCACGTTATAA